The genome window TACTTCTTTACAGAATTGTTGGTGAAGATGATGGAGGGAAGCTCTTTACCCCTGAAGAATACGAACAATACAAGGAAAGAGTGTTACCAATACGACTTCAAAACCGATTGTATGTGAGCTGGAGATCACCAACTGGCATGGACTGTAAACTTGTGGGCCCAGAGACCCCATGTTTTTGTACTCACAGGTGAGGTGTTTAGTCTTCTGTTCATATCATTTTACCTCCACTttcaggattgattgattgattgccaaTGGATACATTCTCAGTAATTCTACTGGGTCTACAACTTTGGAAGCCTAAACCTCTGAGAATTATCCTCCCTTGGGTAATTCCTCTCCAGTTTGCAATTGCATGCCAAAatgttgattctgatttatggcaatactttacagggtttttaaagtagatactcaaaagtggcttatcattccattcttctgggggtactgtggggctctgcagcttgcccaaggttacgcTGGTTAATTCTTCTCCTGaaaggcacagtagagaatttgGCTTTAAGTCTTTGGCACCAGATacctcactggccaaaatcctgttgcttagtatagtaaatcataTTTCAGTAGATCCATTGCATAAATGCGAATTTAGCAAGTCAAATTTTGAATTCAAGTAGGCCAATGCTAACTGCAACTTGAGTAGGCCCGTGTGAATCtttggaacttatggaggagttgatgcacCAAATCCCTAATGATTTAATGGATCTGTGccagtgcaacttactatactaaacaacaggatttaggccactTAGCTATCCGGCCAGTAAGGAATTCAGGCAAGGAAGAGTGCTTCTTTGCTTCTCCATTGCCCTTTGCGATGAAGGGCTTCACCTACTGTAGTTTTACTTTGCACTGGGATTAAAAATAAGCAGAAGCAAAGTGTTATTTTCAGTAAAGTTGGACCACAGTAGACCATTGATCCACTCTTCTTTCTTCAAATCCTTAGCATATGCTGGTGGATTGCAGAGGGAGGCTGCCTTGGTATGCATCCTCAATTTGTCAACCCTTCTgtagtttagttgttaagtcgtgtccgactctttgtgaccccatggacagagcatgccagtccctcctgtcttccactgcctcccggagtttggtcaaattcatgttggttgctccgatgacactggccaaccatctcatcctctgtcatcccctcctcctctggccctcacactttcccaacatcagggccttttccagggagtcttctcttctcatgaagaccctagtctccttcataaaatattttaatattgctgtaaatatttGAAGCATTATTAACGGATTTTAAAAGATTCAtggcaaataatattttaaaaatacctttttccAGGTATAAGCAACACAAAACAGATTTTGAAGTGATTCCAAAGGAACGTCCTATTTCTGTCCCTTGTAAGGTGAGCCGATGCCTATGCAGATCTTTTAACTTTGTCCCTCTCAATGGTACTCAGCCCATCCGTTGTCGTTGTAAGCATTTTGCTGATCAACATAGTCCAGCACCTGGATTTCCATGTGAAACATGTAAGTATGATTTAGCTAAATAAATATAACATATTTATGTGCAGCAATGTTTCAGTATATACCTACATTTCTTGAAGCATTATGTGGTGGTAAGCATATTTGTAGATCTAGTGAGTGACAAAATGCTTTCATTTCTGTAATTAGAAAATTTATTCAACGTTAAATATAAACATTTCAGATTTAGGTAATCTGCATGATGCATGGATTTTAAATCTGCATTGTTTCAAATTCTTGAGAGTTTGATGATAATTTTTTTCAAGTGTATGTAAAATATACTGTTTCTGCCATCTGGCAGCATTTTGTGCATATAGAAACAATCTGCAAATTATCAAAACATGTTTTATTCACTAGTACAATGAATGTTTATGGTCCCACAATATTTATCAGATGCCAAGCTATAGTTTAGAAATACAGATACAGTCTTGGTTCTTGTGTTTTTCTACGATGTTGATCACGGCCTTGAGTAATGTACACACATGGTATTAAAACTTTCTCCAGCTGTAGCAATTGTTTGTGAAGCAAGGAGTACATTTTTCAAGTAAAAGTGCAACTGTTTGGAAGGTGTTAGAACATCTGActctttcaaaatatgttttgcaaTAGGTTCTAAATGTTCAGGGTTTCACAGTTGCTTTACCTGCGGATGTGGCCAGCCAACATATGCTCATGAAACAGTAGTGGAAACAAAAGAAGAGCGCTTAGCACAAGGAAAACCAGTGGGGCAAGATGTCCCTTATGCTGCAATGGGAGGACTAACTGGCTTTAGTTCACTAGCAGAAGGCTACATGAGACTTGATGATAGTGGAATAGGTAAGAACGAAGAACATGAAAGATTATTTCAAATTTACCTCTTGATATTTTGGCAGTATCAGTAGATCTaacatgtgtgtgtttagtcgtttagtcgtgtccgactcttcgtgaccccatggaccagagcacgccaggccctcctgtcttctactgcctcccggagttgtgtcaggttcatgttggttgcttcgcagacactgtccagccatctcatcctcggtcgtccccttctcctcttgccatcacaccttcctaacatcatggttttttccaaggactcttggAAAAAGGATCTAACATAATTTGGATAATTTAGTTAGTTTTAATTGCAGATGCTGTTTCTAGAAACATCACTTTACaataatctgattttttaaatagtgTATCTGATCTAGTAATGTTTGACTCGGGAGATACTTCAGCATGATAGGTGCTCTTCAAAACTTAATCTTATTTGCACTATGAAGTCATTGGGAGAGACTACCTGGAGCTTTGGAGTTTGGTGCAGTTAGTAAGTTGATGACTCaaatttctatacagtggtgcctcgcttgacgattacctcgttagatgaggaaatcgctagatgattagttttttgcgatcgcagaacgatgactgaatgggcttttttcacttaacgttgatcggttccctgcttcaggaaccaattttccgcttaacgatgatcaaaaacagctgatcgttggggttcaaaatggctgccagctgtgcaaaatggctccccgctgtgctttaggatggattcctcgcattacaggcatcggaaaatggctgccctatggaggatctttgctggacgctgaggtatttcacccattggaacgcattgtaccggttttcaatgcatttcaatgggctttctcattttgcttgacgaggatttcgcttaacagcgatttgaatggaacgaattatcctcgtcaagcgaggcaccactgtattactttatCAGAGCATCTAGGTGTTGTATTTATGGCCCTGGACCCATAATCTGGAAGCTGGATATAACTTAAGTTAAACTTGGTGCAGAAAGCCAGACTGAGTTAAATTCACATTGACTGCAGCAAAATTGTAGGGCATAGTTCTAATGCTCTTGTGAAAGCTGTTGTTCCTCTTGGATGCAGTAATGTTAAGTTCTATAAGAACATATTCAGATCCTTGGATTTCTTATGACCCTGCTGTGTTCCTAGAGAAACTGCTCTTAAATTCTGGCAAAGGGTgtctttctaatacagtggtgcctcgactgatgaccataatccattccagaagatggacgtaactcaaatggtcgtaagtcgaagcaccatttcccataggaatgcattgaaatgcaattgatctgttccagccaaagaaaaaaaatcacccaaaaaatcacggtaagactcactggaaacgcgattaatcccttctggccaaaggggggggggaagcaatcaagtgtgcaagacccattggaaaggcacagaaaacaaatggagcagattgaaaatgcacagagaacaaagggtgcaggtcggaaatgcaaagaaaacgaaaaagcaaggaagcacgcaggacccatcggaaatggggaacccccccaaaagcaaccaaaccccccaagacccatcagaaatggggaggaccaaaacacaaacaaaccccccaagatccatcacagcacagaaacacacagaacagtttttaaaaagcagaaaacagcaccttgccttaccaggcagcccaaagcctccctgcaaacacacatacgcacacgctcactcagaagcagaaggaggcagtcccaagcctcctcctccgacacacactctctaactgctggggtgaaagagctacaaagaaatagccttgtcaccacctacagttagaaatttgaatttcccaccctttttctctacctttttctgtttgtaagtggaagctccgattgcaagtagaagcaaaattttgcagccggagctggtcataactcgaaatggtcataagcagggacgttcgtaagtcaaggcaccacagtACAGATTATCAGGTGCACCTATAAGTGCAACCTTTTCTTTTATAGCAGAGATTTTGCCATGTTTATACACATTTGAGGATTCAGTATTCTATACTTTTTATGTGGTGTTGCCCTTGAAGATGATGTGAAACTATAGGGTCAAAATGCTATATTCTTACAGTATATCTGATAAACATGGGAATCTCTGGATTTCCAAATGCAATAGTAGGTGACACTTTcacagaccactaaaaaaaataccCCATGATCCTACAAGACCTCTCTCTGTTTGTCATTTGTGGCAGCTGGTTGCTAATGTTTCCCACTCTCCCTTTTGAAAAGCCTGCCAATATCTCAGTGCAAGTCTCAACGAGATTAAACCTACAGAATTAACTGTTGAATAGTAAATCAACATATACATAAATTCTGTTGAACCAGTGGGTCAACTGTAGTGGGAATTAGCAATAGGCTACTGGTCAGTAATGTTAACAGTCTGGAGCAGGGCCTTTACTACAAATGCCTTACAGTTCTGGACTGACATTCTTATGGAGATCGATAGTCACTTTTCCTTTTATGGTTTTAGTTAGCTCTTTAAAATTATTAGGCGTTATGCAGAAAATTGCTCCTGACTTAGTATTAAAATTACCTCTCCCAAAAGCTGCCTATTGTAAGTGGTATTTGGAAGCTAAGTTGATGGAATGCTGTTTTGAATTCAGTTGATCAATTTCTTATTCATTTTCTATTATTTATGTTAACTATAGATCTATGGCATTTATATGTAAACTGAGCCacaaaataacaaatatattcaaataaataatCTGGTAAGCACGTAAGCATTCTGCTCAAACCCCGACACagtagaaaaatattttcctccaTCTAGTGCTCATATTTCATTCTATCTCGAGGGGAAATAGCAAATCTAGTTTACTGTGTATACATTATTTGGTTTTGCATCTGTTAGCTTTTAATGGTTCTTTAAATCATAGATGCCATTTCATATTTTAACAAAGAATCATGCAGCATCTTTAAAGACTAATTTTTTTGGTGGGATGACCTTTTGTTGAACATTGATCACTGTACCAGATGCAGCCTGATGTTGCATCAAAGGAAATGTGGTATATAGTCCATCAAAGGTTAGGTCAAATAGAATATAGTTTTTATGGTGCCATACAACTCTATTGTTTTCACAAAAATCTTGGCTTTGGCCAAGCTATTTAACACATatgttgtgattttaaaaacttgATCCCAGTTCAATCTGTGAGGCAAAACAACCTGTCGTGAACATTAGGTTAGCAGTTCCTCATTGTACTGTCCTTTTGACATGTTTTTTTCTCCTACACTAGATGGCACCCTGGCAAACTGAAATGTTTTactgtacggtggtgcctcgcttaacggcgataatccgttccaggaaaattgctgttaagtgaaaacattgtaaagcgaaaataaaaggtccattgaaacacattgaaaaccgttcgatgtgttccaatgagctaaaaactcaccgtccagtgaagatcttccatacggcagccattttcggtgtctatatagcgaggaatccgtccttaaacacagtggggagccattttaattacccggcagccattttgaatccaccgatcagctgttaaaaaacatcattttgcgaagaatcggttcctgaagcagggaactgataattgcaaagcgaaaaaaccctatttagaccatcgtttgcgatcacaaaaacatcgtaaagcggattcgttgtaatgtggggtaatcgtaaagcggggcaccactgtatactgtttttGACCATGAACCAAACCCAGATGACAGCCTTGTTTCCGCATCTGTCCCGAAAATACTACTACAGTATCTAACAATGTTGTCCTCAAATACTAGGGACTATCACCTGTTTCTCCTCCAGTGCGGCATACGCTGTTCTTGTGCTGATTGTTTTATTGATATATTATGCAAGTGGTATTTTAATCAGCAGCTCTTCATTTATGCTGAGCTTATCATTTTCTGTGTGTTTCATTTTAAGGAGCACCATCAGCTGAATTCCTAAATGCTCCTGTAACCAGCACAGATCATCTCTTTTTAAGAGCATTTGAAGGGCCTTCCAGTTCCATAGGAGCACAGTCCCAATTAACAGAtggtaataatatttttaaaaaatttaagtcATGGCACTGCCTGATTAAATACACTAGataattcaaaaatatatatttaaattttgaaTACTCATTTAAAATAGAGTACTATTACTGATTGAAAAGCTAGGTCAGTGTCTTAGTGATGTAAAATTTGCAACAAAAAGAAATTTTTAGGAgaacacacatttaaaatgtattcaCTTTTGTAACAATCCTGTGATTGCTAACAAGCTCAGTTGAAGAAACTCCACTGAATAAAAGCCACTAAATCATAAACGAACAGGTGATGTATTTATGGGACATAATCATTCTAATCATACTGTAATTAAGAAGAGGTAGGAAGCTCCAGGattaagggggggaggaaaatggCCTTTGGATATATTTTCTCTACTTGGAGAACCTTCCTTTACAGCTTCCTGGAACCCAGAGGCTAGGGGAGGGAGGAAGTACAGGACTTGTTAGAAAATCCAGTGTATCCTCTGGATAACATAGGATGTGTGTTCTACATTTCACTGTTACTGCCCCTTCTCTAGACCTGATGTGACGTGATTACTTGCTTGTAAGCTTTGATCTGAAGCAGTAATAATGACTGGACACAGTTAAGGGGCAAATGAAGAACAGGGCTGAGCTTTATTTACACATGCTCCCATTATTGTCAAAGTAAACTAGTTTAAGATGAAAATTAAGTTTCCAGTTTTCTCTTTGCTGGCTAGCGAGATTACTAGAGAGGCGAGTGAtctgaaattatttttagaaataagGTATGGCAAACATTTGAAATGAAAGTTTAATTTCTTCAGATCTAAAAAGTTTTGAAtccaataaaattttaaaaaatcttgttgcttttgaGGAGGTGCAAGTACAGCAATGCAAGTTTCACGTTTAAGGAGACCTGAGGAAGATGATATGGCTTACTTTGAAAGGCAGTATCAAGCACGGGTAAGGCATTATATATCTACTTTAAAACATAAATAGTTAtagttaagaaaaaaattaatattttccatttctaataACAGTGATTGATAATCTCATAATCAAATGTAGCAGTTCGCAAAATAAAGCATTCAACCTATCACAGAATAAGAAGGCCTAAATCCAGATGGTTGGTGTTTATCTTCACAATGGGAATGGCGTCACTGGCAACTTCCTTTTGTAATTTTGGGGTCTGTGCACTTTTGTCACATTGCTTATGAGCTGTACACATCCGAAACTCcggtacaacaggattttgattgATAAAAGACATCAACAAAGCAAGGGCCCAACTTATAAGTTTCCACAGTTCCTTCTCTCATCCCAGTCTGGTATGCTGGTATGCCATTAGTAAGGAATGTTGGCTCATCTTCACAGGAACAAAGTCTCTAGGCACCTGTAAGTCCTGGGAAATAAGTGCTACAAAACCTATATCCTCACAGTAGTtatctttattgttgtttagtcgtgtccagctcttcatgaccccatggaccagagcacgccagtccctcctgtcttccactgcctcctggagttgggtgaaattcatgttggtagcttccatgacactgcccatccatattgtcctctgtcatctccttctcctcttgccctcacactttcccaacatcagggtcttttccagggagtcttttcttctcatgagatggccaaagtattggagcgtcagcttcaggatctgtcctttcagtgagcactcagggttgatctctttcagaatggataggtttgttctccttgcaattcaggggactgtcaagatcctgctccagcaccacaattcaaaagcatcaattttttggcggtcagctttatggttcagctctcacttccatacatcactacaggaaaaaccatagctttgactatgcggaccagtATGGTAAGGAGTCATTTTACCAGTGCTACCCTCAATTGAGTTTCCGTGagttgaccccatggaccaaagcacgccaggccctcctgtcttctactgcctcccggagttgggtcaaattcatgttggtagcttcagtgacactgtccaaccatctcatcctctgttgtccccttctcctcttgccctcacactttgccaatatcagggttttttccagggctCTTTTGCAGCATTACAACTCTGCAtccaattcttcagtggtcagccttctttatggttcagttctcacttccatacatcactactggaaaaaccatagctttgactatgtggacctttgtcggcaaggtgatgtctctgctttttaagatgctgtctaggtttgtcattgctttcctcccaagaagcaggcgtcttttaattttgtggctgctgtcaccatctgcagtgatcatggagactaagaaagtaaaatctgtcactgcctccatatcttccccttctatttgccaggaggtgatgggactagtggccatgatcttagtttttttgatgtcgagattcagaccatttttgcgctcttctctttcaccctcattaagagtttctttaattcctcctcactttctgccatcatagtggtatcatctgcatatctgaggttgttgatttcttctggcaatcttaattctggcttgggattcctccagtctgggctttcgcatgatgtattctgcatataagttaaataagcagggggacaatatacagccttgttgtactcctttcccaattttgaaccaatcagttgttccatattcagttctaactgttgcttcctgtcccacatactgtataggtttctcaggagatagataaggtggtcaggcactcatatttctttaaggacttgccatagtttgctgtggtccacacagtcaaggcttttgcacagtcaatgaagcagaagtagaagtttttctggaactctctggctttctccataatccttaGCTATATacaaaaagctatacagtggttCAGGGTACCTTAGAATGAGATGCTGAATGCTAGTAAGAAGGAAAACTGGATTTATTTGGATCAGTTAAAGCAAGGAAAGGTAAAGTGAAGTCTGACTGGAAATTAATATAGTTTGGCTTGGCAAATATGTTTTATAGATAGCTTGCTCAAATCAAAATATGTGATTTTAATAAATTCGTGTTATCTTTTTCATTATAGCTAAAACAAGAGAAGGCtgcaaaacagaaaggaaaaggcccGGCATCATTAAAGAATTAATAATCAATAAAACAAAGGAGTATGCTTAATTGTCATTTATCAGGACTTCCCAATGACAATCCTGTATTGTTACTACTGTTTTGTTTCTATTAATTATGCTGTATTAGGTATTTTCAGCCAGAAAATTACAAAGTATTTTGatctggaaatgacaaattcagaagaaatTGAATGGTTCtgatactgaggcaagatgtagtaCAGGCAGTTAGGGTCTATAATACAAAATCTGACCAGAAAATATTCATTAGGCTTCTGAGAAAACCTATCAACACAACCACTATTCAGATCTATGCATCCaccacagatgctgaagatgaaatggaaagcttttctGCAAGCATTCAGGAGGAAACTGACCATACACTAAAAGaagactggaacacaaaagtaggaaacaaagcagaaccaaatgttgttggaaaattagGCTGGGGGGCAGGTGAGAAATGAGGCAGGAGACTGACATAGTTTATCACAAATACATTCTTCAAGCACCTACAAAGACAATGGCACACATGAACATCATTATGTCGCCAATTTAGAAATCAGACTACAGAATTGTAGCATGAGATGGAAaaactgtattctctctgccgTAATAAGTCCAGAAGCAGACTACAGTACTGATCATGATCAATTAATATGCAACATTAGAGTAAAAGTGAAGAACACTAGAAGAACCCTAGTGCcaatatataatttaaacaatgCTGCTGATTAATTTAAAATTCAGATAAAGGCAGATTTGTATTACTAAACCCAATTAACTGAACCAGAAGGACTATGGACTGAAACTGGAGAGGAAAATGATGAGTGTGCTGGCTCCTCAAGAAAAGGAACTGTTAAAAGAAGCAAAACGAGAGGAAACAGAAAGAGTGATTGaatgggggaaagggagagagagatgaaagtaGAAGTTTGTTTAGTAGAaggaggaaaagcaaaggaagacGAGTTAACTTTGCCCATATGGGAAGAGgataaaaaggagaaggaggaagtgaGGGTATTCAGAGTCCTGGAGGAAGACATGAAAGGAGCGAAAGAGGTTGATTACAAAAAGGCGTGGAATTTGTTGGAAGTTTTCCCCAACCTGAAGGTTGGAGGCTTGTTGCCAGATCCTGCTCCAAGAAAAGAAGGAGCCGTGGGCAAAAAAACCTTTAGAATGGACCGTGGTGGTTTTCCCGAGGGGACAGGCTCATTGGAGGAAGGCGATCTGGCTGGAGGCATCTTTCCAACAACCACCTCTCGAGAGAGACTGGGCACGCCAGCCATGTTGTGGCACTGTCTGCACG of Pogona vitticeps strain Pit_001003342236 chromosome 6, PviZW2.1, whole genome shotgun sequence contains these proteins:
- the FAM221A gene encoding protein FAM221A isoform X2; protein product: MKEDCQFLQKRIVGEDDGGKLFTPEEYEQYKERVLPIRLQNRLYVSWRSPTGMDCKLVGPETPCFCTHRYKQHKTDFEVIPKERPISVPCKVSRCLCRSFNFVPLNGTQPIRCRCKHFADQHSPAPGFPCETCSKCSGFHSCFTCGCGQPTYAHETVVETKEERLAQGKPVGQDVPYAAMGGLTGFSSLAEGYMRLDDSGIGAPSAEFLNAPVTSTDHLFLRAFEGPSSSIGAQSQLTDGGASTAMQVSRLRRPEEDDMAYFERQYQARLKQEKAAKQKGKGPASLKN
- the FAM221A gene encoding protein FAM221A isoform X1, which translates into the protein MERLTLQPGAAAAIDEYLEYRRIVGEDDGGKLFTPEEYEQYKERVLPIRLQNRLYVSWRSPTGMDCKLVGPETPCFCTHRYKQHKTDFEVIPKERPISVPCKVSRCLCRSFNFVPLNGTQPIRCRCKHFADQHSPAPGFPCETCSKCSGFHSCFTCGCGQPTYAHETVVETKEERLAQGKPVGQDVPYAAMGGLTGFSSLAEGYMRLDDSGIGAPSAEFLNAPVTSTDHLFLRAFEGPSSSIGAQSQLTDGGASTAMQVSRLRRPEEDDMAYFERQYQARLKQEKAAKQKGKGPASLKN
- the FAM221A gene encoding protein FAM221A isoform X3, with the protein product MKRIVGEDDGGKLFTPEEYEQYKERVLPIRLQNRLYVSWRSPTGMDCKLVGPETPCFCTHRYKQHKTDFEVIPKERPISVPCKVSRCLCRSFNFVPLNGTQPIRCRCKHFADQHSPAPGFPCETCSKCSGFHSCFTCGCGQPTYAHETVVETKEERLAQGKPVGQDVPYAAMGGLTGFSSLAEGYMRLDDSGIGAPSAEFLNAPVTSTDHLFLRAFEGPSSSIGAQSQLTDGGASTAMQVSRLRRPEEDDMAYFERQYQARLKQEKAAKQKGKGPASLKN